The DNA segment TTAAGAAGGCTGTACAAGAAGCCATTCAATCTGAATCAAAGACAAAATAAAAAAAGCTCTGACTCATGGAAATACCATGGGTCAGAGCTTTTTCTTATGACTTTGTAATATCGACGTCAATCGTTGTAACTGGTAATTCTACTTCATTTTGAGGCTTGCCTACAATCTCTGCTGACAACGTATAATGTCCTTCTTCAAGATCGGCTACAGAAATGGATTCTTGAAACTTCTGGGTTCCTCCTGTTTCAATCTCCTCTTCAATTAAAGCCATTGTAAACATCATGCCTTCCGAAAATCGGTACACTTCTTCTTCTGATTCATCGGTTAATACAAGCTCATACGTTTGCGAGCTAGGATAGATCAGAGTCTGAACTTCGTCTGTTTTATTCGTTAACAGCATGTTCACACGCAGCTGCTCACTATCCTGTACGGCTTGTACTTCAAGCTGCCAGCCATTCATTTCTTCCACTCCTTGCTGATTTGATTCGTTCTCATCAGGTGCTTCTGTTTCTTGCCCACAAGCGGTTAAAGCAAAAAGAAATCCTAAAACAAGAATGGACGTAAGCATTTTGTACATGATGTTCACTCCCTATTGTTTATTGAATAATCCGTAGACGCTTGCTGTTTCAACAATATTCGTAAACGCTTCGGGATCAACATCATTAATAATCGTCTTAAGGTCATATAGCTCATAACGGGTTAACACGATAAATAATACTTCTTTATCGTCAGAGGTATATCCTCCTTTTGCAGGTACTCTTGTGATCCCCCGAACCAAGCGTTCGTGAATCGCAGCTCGCAGCTCCTCTGCATGATTCGTCACAATCATTGCAGTAAGCTTAACATATCGAGTATGGATCGCATCAATCACCCTAGACGTAACGTACAATGCAACAAGCGTATACAACGCCTTCTCTGGATCAAATAAGATACCCGCGGCCAGTACAATTAAGCTGTTTAACACAAAAAAGTAGATTCCTACCGGACGGTCACTATACCTTGCAAGAACCAAAGCGATAATGTCCAAGCCACCGGACGAGGCACCCCATCTTAGCATAAGGCCAGCACCAACTGCACCAAGCACTCCACCAAACACCGCGTTTAATAGAATATCCTGCGAGAACGCATACTCAGGTAGTACTTCGAGAAAAAAGGATGTGATGGCTACACTGATAAAGCTATAAATGGTAAAGCTTTTTCCGACCTTCATCCAGCCAAGAATCGCAACCGGAATGTTTAATAAGAATAACAGCAATCCGGTTGAAAGATCAAATAGGGATGCAATTAATTGAGAAACACCCGTAAAACCACTTGCAAACACATCTGCAGGTATTAAAAAGAAATTTAATGAAGCGGCAAGCAACGCCGACCCAATAATAATAATGATCATTTTTTGGACTTCTTTAATCATTCATACACCTCTTGTTTTATTACCCATATACCTCTTTTTATAATAAGTGTGAGGTAAACCAGTCAGTTAATTGGAATAATGCCTTTCTAGATACAGCATGCCCAGTTTCTTTTTCTGTATAAAGGGCTAGTCGTTCTGGAAAATGCTCATAATCGTGAAGTAATTCGTTATACAGTGTTGTAGAATAACGAGCAGGAACAACCTGGTCAGCTTCTCCATGCCAAATCATTAAAGGTCTTCCATTCAACTTATGAAGCTGCGTGGATAAATCAAACGTTCGGAGCTTTGCTAATGTTTCGTTCACGTGAACCTCCGGAACCTGAAAACCTTGACGGCCTATATGCTCAATTTGCATTGTAGCGAAATGTTCATAATAGGCACTACCCATTAGGCTCACAGCCGATTGTATCCACTCATATTGACTTAATGCGCCGTACGTTGTAATTCCTCCCATTGATGTGCCTGCTACACCTATTCGACTTGGATCAATCAGCCCTCGTGCTATAAAGTGATCTTTTAGTTTGTCCAGCTCTTGAATGGAGTTCATAACGATGTCCCAAAGAAGAATCGTTCGCTGCATTCCCGTGACACCGGCTTCTCTCTCGCCGTGATGCAGAGCATCAGGTAAGATTACTCGGAATCCTTTTTGTGCAAGCTGGTACGCGATATGTAAGTTTTGATCTTTTGCACTTGTTAACCCGTGAAAGAAAAAAACAACAGGTTGATTTGACTGCTGATGGAGCGATTCTTTTGCAACATGTAAGAGTGGAATATCATCTACTTGTTCTCTCACTATTGAAATCATGGTGACATATCTCCTTTTTGAAAAAGAAATAAGGGCCAGAACATAGCTTATATTTGACAAAAATACGAACGGCAAATGATTCAATTGCAGAATCATTTGCCCCTTTTTAATGATTTTTAGTTTTGTCCCAGCCTCTTACCTATTTTAATTGCTTCTGCTGCTCTTCATTGTAGCGTTGTACACTATACAATGCACCTTCGCCTACCATTTTACTATCCTCCGACTTCGGAACAGGATTTCCTAATTGATCGTCCTTTTTGGTGTGGTCTGGTGTTATTTTATCAGAGACTTTAGCGTACGAATCTTTCATAACCTTTGAAACTTGTTTACGACGTGATTCGTCATTTAACCAAATAACCGCTCCACTTACTGCTCCTGCAACTGCTGAAGCGACAAGCCATTTTTTAACTCCCATCACTACTCTCCCCTTCCTTTTCTTATTATTATAATTTCCTATTCAACTCGTACTTAAACATCAATTCTGTCGTTTCAATCTTTATAGAGCTCGTCTGTTTGTTTAACAACCCATTCGAGCCCTTCCTTCACGTCGCCTTGCCATGACAGCATCCCACCAGCAAAGTTACGAACATTCAACATTCCTTGATCTTTTAAGTAGCGCGCGACATTTTGACTTCGCTTTCCACTTCTACAAATAAACACGTAAGAAGACGTGCGATCAAAATCATCTGCAAAGCTTGGAATGGTATTCATTGGAATAAGCGGAACACCAGGAATATGCCCTTCTGCATACTCATCCAATTCGCGAACATCAATTAAAATTGGTTCCTTTGCACCCGTTAAAATAAGCTC comes from the Alkalihalobacillus sp. FSL W8-0930 genome and includes:
- a CDS encoding rhodanese-like domain-containing protein, which translates into the protein MSFEEDGIVQIDQDELRELILTGAKEPILIDVRELDEYAEGHIPGVPLIPMNTIPSFADDFDRTSSYVFICRSGKRSQNVARYLKDQGMLNVRNFAGGMLSWQGDVKEGLEWVVKQTDELYKD
- a CDS encoding BsuPI-related putative proteinase inhibitor, with product MYKMLTSILVLGFLFALTACGQETEAPDENESNQQGVEEMNGWQLEVQAVQDSEQLRVNMLLTNKTDEVQTLIYPSSQTYELVLTDESEEEVYRFSEGMMFTMALIEEEIETGGTQKFQESISVADLEEGHYTLSAEIVGKPQNEVELPVTTIDVDITKS
- a CDS encoding YitT family protein, which translates into the protein MIKEVQKMIIIIIGSALLAASLNFFLIPADVFASGFTGVSQLIASLFDLSTGLLLFLLNIPVAILGWMKVGKSFTIYSFISVAITSFFLEVLPEYAFSQDILLNAVFGGVLGAVGAGLMLRWGASSGGLDIIALVLARYSDRPVGIYFFVLNSLIVLAAGILFDPEKALYTLVALYVTSRVIDAIHTRYVKLTAMIVTNHAEELRAAIHERLVRGITRVPAKGGYTSDDKEVLFIVLTRYELYDLKTIINDVDPEAFTNIVETASVYGLFNKQ
- the yjfP gene encoding esterase encodes the protein MISIVREQVDDIPLLHVAKESLHQQSNQPVVFFFHGLTSAKDQNLHIAYQLAQKGFRVILPDALHHGEREAGVTGMQRTILLWDIVMNSIQELDKLKDHFIARGLIDPSRIGVAGTSMGGITTYGALSQYEWIQSAVSLMGSAYYEHFATMQIEHIGRQGFQVPEVHVNETLAKLRTFDLSTQLHKLNGRPLMIWHGEADQVVPARYSTTLYNELLHDYEHFPERLALYTEKETGHAVSRKALFQLTDWFTSHLL